Within Mucilaginibacter inviolabilis, the genomic segment CGCTTTATTTCTGGCGAGTCCAGATCTGCATACGTTACTGGAAAGCAAGCATTTTGATTATCAGGCATTATCTGAACGTGAACGGCTCTCCTTGCTCCGGTATTACAATCGTATGTGTTTCCGTCCTACTCCCTTTGGCAGCTTTTCATCCTTTTCCGCAGTGCCCTGGGGTGAAGGTGGTACAATTCAGTTGGATAACCAATCCCCGAACCTGCATTTAAATATTGATCAGGAAGTAGTCAATCGCTTAGCGGGCACCCTTACAAAAATTGATATAACGCAGGACTATTATTATTGTAATCCGACACTTTACCAGTCCGGAAAAGATTTCCGGTTTATTACCACCACCTATTCAGCAGACAGAAGTAAAGTTTATTTCGACCTGGAATCAATGGAAATTAACGCATTGGCTGCTGAGCTTTTAACGATTTACGGCCCCAAGTATGTACAGGGAATGCAAATACTGTCGGACATGGTACGAATCTCCAATTGTGATTCTGACACCGCACATGATTATCTGCTGTTCTTAACCGGATCTCAAATATTTGTATCCATAACGGCCAATAATATCATAGGCGATGATTATTTGGAAAGGCTATGTAGTTTTACAGGCGAATCTCTGGTTAACAAATCACTGCTCAGCAATATAATGCAAGAGTTAAACGCCCCGCCAGTTCATAACGTTGAGTATCTAAAGGCCATCAAAACAAATGCTAACACGCTCCTGAATACTTTCGGCCACGAAAAGGTTACTCAGATATTTTATTCCGGGCTCGGGCTAAACGCGTTTTCCGGCAGTCTTGACTACAGGTACCAGGAACGGGTCTCAGACGGAATGCGTGCACTGTCCATATTAGTTACACAATCGCGGCCGCCGATGCTTGAACAATTCATTCGGGATTTTTCTCAAAAGTATGACAAGCGAAAAGTCCCTTTACTACAAGCACTTGATCCGGATACCGGTATCGGTTATGGACCTATATTAAATTCCGCCACGATAACAGACCTCCTCCGGGACGTTAACTTTAAAAAACAACAGGTGACCAAAATTTCATTGGAATGGTCAAAGGTCCATCAGTTGCTGTTAAAGAAATGGAACGAAAACTCATTTCAAACAGATCCAATTCAGTTAAATGATACGGACCTGCAGACATTGTCGCCAGGCGAAACGCAGACAACTCCCCCATCCTTTTCAGCCTTATTCCGTATTATCCAAGATGGCTTGTTCCTGGAAACCGCGGGAGGCGCCACTGCGACTGCCTTATTGGGCCGGTTTACGGTATGGAGCGAAGAAATCCACCGGATGGCCCGGGAACTGGCTGCCAGCGAACAATTGGCCAATCCAAATGTAATCTTTGCCGATATCGGGCAGCTATCCGATCCTCATGCAGATAACATCAACAGGAGAAAGCACATTTACGCGCATGAAATCGCGATCAATGTGGTATCTACCCTGGAACCCGATCGACGGATTGCACTCACAGATCTCTTAGTTTCCGTGAAGGACGGAAAGTTGATACTCGAATCCAAAAGACACCAGTCAGTTATTGTTCCCAGGCTGACTACCGCTTTTAATTACAGTAGAAACAGCCTGGCATTGTTCAGAATGCTATGTGACCTCCAGTTTCAGGGGATCCAGGGCTCTTTTAATTTTTCTTTGGAACAGTATTTTCCCGGAATGCTTTTCTATCCTAAAGTGATTTACAAGGAAACTGTTTTAAGCCCGGGTACCTGGCACCTGCTGGCTGCTGATATCAGGGAGATCATTCATGCGTCCCCCGCAAACGCGACAATAAAATTGACCCGATTGCGGGAACGGCTTAAATTTCCGCCGATGGTAGC encodes:
- a CDS encoding lantibiotic dehydratase, translating into MNYNFLNRLVLRNPYYSYQHYSLNAISDVIKTASFQTALFLASPDLHTLLESKHFDYQALSERERLSLLRYYNRMCFRPTPFGSFSSFSAVPWGEGGTIQLDNQSPNLHLNIDQEVVNRLAGTLTKIDITQDYYYCNPTLYQSGKDFRFITTTYSADRSKVYFDLESMEINALAAELLTIYGPKYVQGMQILSDMVRISNCDSDTAHDYLLFLTGSQIFVSITANNIIGDDYLERLCSFTGESLVNKSLLSNIMQELNAPPVHNVEYLKAIKTNANTLLNTFGHEKVTQIFYSGLGLNAFSGSLDYRYQERVSDGMRALSILVTQSRPPMLEQFIRDFSQKYDKRKVPLLQALDPDTGIGYGPILNSATITDLLRDVNFKKQQVTKISLEWSKVHQLLLKKWNENSFQTDPIQLNDTDLQTLSPGETQTTPPSFSALFRIIQDGLFLETAGGATATALLGRFTVWSEEIHRMARELAASEQLANPNVIFADIGQLSDPHADNINRRKHIYAHEIAINVVSTLEPDRRIALTDLLVSVKDGKLILESKRHQSVIVPRLTTAFNYSRNSLALFRMLCDLQFQGIQGSFNFSLEQYFPGMLFYPKVIYKETVLSPGTWHLLAADIREIIHASPANATIKLTRLRERLKFPPMVAISKFDQQLVFNLDKEDEMLFMIECMKGADQISVQEYYLPDEDIVKNREGHPLVNQFVASIRHNQAVYQGSEVPDAPTLHYKNQSDYIIGSQWLYLKLYCSPAIANHILIKKILPFLTQLEEKDLRSWFFIRYRDSGYHIRLRLNITETAVGPVLLKLKKRLTKGVHYHLIKEYQADTYRREMERYGTDMIVFIEGFFHGSSELVLRYIRISVLKSFTYSYHSMAFISINHLLTSFILEMTERIIFLEQMVNLFYAEFATDKSLKVDLDQKYRQLKTEIASLLSDEQYYEKLKLAPWAALFYEKTHAILRRTTHFHTKRRNQLLADMIHMHLNRFFVDRQRNQELIIYYCLLKYWVTLNAISKKQA